In bacterium, a single genomic region encodes these proteins:
- the pyrR gene encoding bifunctional pyr operon transcriptional regulator/uracil phosphoribosyltransferase PyrR, with translation MAEKKEKLLLDGGQLETVLKRLASQIAERQDGEGSYSLIGIHTRGVPLARRLAAHLKSPAPIGILDINLYRDDLSTVADMPVVKETKMPFAVDGARVLLIDDVLYTGRTVRAALDALFDLGRPRKVELLALVDRGGREIPIQADICGKTLDVPAGEVVKVRFKETDGIDEVVIAKL, from the coding sequence ATGGCTGAAAAAAAAGAAAAACTGCTCCTGGACGGCGGCCAGCTCGAAACCGTGCTGAAGCGCCTCGCTTCCCAAATCGCCGAGCGCCAAGACGGGGAGGGCTCTTACTCCCTGATCGGGATCCACACCCGCGGCGTTCCGCTGGCCCGCCGCTTGGCGGCCCATCTCAAGTCGCCGGCGCCGATCGGCATCCTCGACATCAATCTTTACCGCGACGATTTGAGCACCGTGGCCGACATGCCGGTGGTCAAGGAAACCAAGATGCCCTTCGCGGTCGACGGGGCCCGGGTCCTGCTGATCGACGACGTCCTCTACACCGGCCGGACGGTGCGGGCCGCCTTGGACGCGCTCTTCGACCTGGGCCGGCCCCGCAAGGTCGAGCTCTTGGCCCTGGTCGACCGGGGCGGACGGGAGATCCCGATCCAGGCCGATATCTGCGGCAAGACCCTCGACGTGCCCGCCGGCGAGGTCGTGAAGGTTCGTTTCAAGGAAACTGATGGCATCGATGAGGTGGTCATTGCGAAACTGTAG